DNA sequence from the Fibrobacter sp. genome:
TGTCCAGAATATTTGTGTCGGCTACGAGAAGCATCCGTGCGGCAATCTCCAGACGAAAATCATTGAGATAAGAAATGAACCCCGTCCCCATGCTTTCCTTGAAAAACTTCATAAAATAGGATTTGCTGTAAAAGCAAACGCTTGCCATATCCTCTATGGTGATCAGTTCGGCATAATGTGTCTCAACATAGGAAAGTATCGTTTTGAGCTTCTCCAGCTGTTTTCGGGGCGGTCTGCTTTCAGAGGCACTGCACTGTGCATGCAGATGATGGAACAGCAGATACAGATGCCCCTTGACCGCAAGCTGGTATCCTGCAGGTCTTGCATCGCAGAGCTGGTCGATCCGGTCAATTTCTTCTGCAATTTCATGGTATCCTCTATCACCCTGTCGGATCACGGACGGAGCGCCGACAGCCGCAGAAAGCATCGGCGTCAAAAAGCTCTCCCAGCAAAGATCGCATCCGCCGGAACGCAGGAGAGATGGCTTGAACAGGATATTTTCATATTCCATCAGATGATTTCCCAGCTGCTGGATGGAGTGCAACTGTCCGGACATAACGAAAACAATATCACCCATTTGTACCTCATATTCAATAAGATCAACAGAAATGATTCCCATCCCTTTCTTGATGACAATGATCTCCACTTCCTCATGCCAATGCATATTCACCGCAGAAAAATCCAACGGAATGGAACACAGATAGGTATTGTAGGGAAATTCCGGAGAAGTGTGGCTTTTGTCTTCATGATAGATTTCATAATTTGTAAGGTTCAAAAATATCATTCCTTTGCAAAAAGATAGTATTGTGCAAAAAAGAAGCCGTATGCTGCAAGATAAAATCTCAAAAAGATGGTACAATAGTATCATACTAGTGATACATAATCCATATAAAGGAGAGAATGATATGAATCTAAATGAAGTACTGCTTGCAGCTTACGGCAAATCCATCAGCGAATGTAGCAATGCAGAAATTTACGCTGCCCTGCTGAAAGAAACCGATGCGATGGCATCGCAGAAATGCCATCCCTCCGGCAAAAAGAAGCTCTATTACATTTCCGCAGAATTCCTGATCGGAAAGCTTCTTTCCAACAACCTCATCAACCTCGGCATCTACGAGGATGTGAAAGCGCAGCTCGCTGCTGCCGGAAAGGAGCTCTGCGACATCGAGGAAAGCGAACACGAACCCTCCCTAGGCAACGGCGGTCTTGGGAGACTTGCGGCTTGCTTCCTCGATTCCATCGCAACCCTCGGACTGCATGGTGACGGCATCGGGCTGAATTACCACTTTGGACTGTTCCGGCAGGTCTTTGCGGAGAATGCACAGACAACCATTCCCGATCCGTGGCTGGATGATCACAGCTGGCTGCACCGCACGGATATCACCTATCCCGTGAAATTCCGTGATTTGGAAGTCACCGCACGGCTTTACGAAATCCATGTCACGGGCTATGGCAGTGTGACCAATAAGCTGCGTCTCTTCGATATCGAGAGCGTGGATGAATCTGTCGTAAGGGACGGCATCGACTTTGATAAATCCGAAATCGCAAAAAATCTCACACTGTTTCTCTACCCCGATGACAGCGATGAAGCCGGCAGACTCCTGCGCATCTACCAACAGTATTTCATGGTATCCGCAGGTGCACAGCTGATTCTGGACGAATGTACCGCACGGGGTTGCAATCTTTATGATCTGCCGGATTATGCGGTGATCCAGATCAATGATACCCACCCGACCATGGTCATTCCGGAACTCATCCGTCTGCTCATGGAAAGGGGCATCGCGATGGATGACGCCATCTCCATCGTCAGCCGCACCTGTGCTTACACAAACCACACAATTCTGGCAGAGGCACTCGAAAAGTGGAAGATCTCCCAGCTCAATCAGGTTGTCCCGCAGCTCATGTCCATCATCGAAGTACTTGATAACAAAATTCGCCGGAAATACGATGATCCGTCCGTATATATCATCGATAAGGAAGAGCGTGCGCATATGGCGCACATCGACATCCATTACG
Encoded proteins:
- a CDS encoding AraC family transcriptional regulator; its protein translation is MNLTNYEIYHEDKSHTSPEFPYNTYLCSIPLDFSAVNMHWHEEVEIIVIKKGMGIISVDLIEYEVQMGDIVFVMSGQLHSIQQLGNHLMEYENILFKPSLLRSGGCDLCWESFLTPMLSAAVGAPSVIRQGDRGYHEIAEEIDRIDQLCDARPAGYQLAVKGHLYLLFHHLHAQCSASESRPPRKQLEKLKTILSYVETHYAELITIEDMASVCFYSKSYFMKFFKESMGTGFISYLNDFRLEIAARMLLVADTNILDIATACGFENLSYFQRSFKKKYGVTPGRFRKQ